Genomic segment of bacterium:
AGGGTCGCGCGGACTGGGGCGTCACGATCGAATCCGTCGCACGCGATGCGGGCCTCCGCTTCGTACCGCTCCAGGCGGAGGAATACGACTTCGTCGTGCCTGCGTCGCGCTTCGATCGGCCGGCGGTCCGTTTGCTCCGTGAGATCCTGTCAGACCCCGAGGCACCGCTCCGGAGCGCGCTCGCCGACCAGGGCTTCGTCGTCGCCGGCTGAGCGGTCGCGTCCGGCCGGACGATCGTTCGTTCTCATGAGCGGTCGGGTCGTCGCCGATCGAGGCGGGACGCGTTGTGGGTCGCGCGCCCGGCGTTCTCCCCAGCCGAGCGCCCGCCTAACGCCCGATCGGGTTGCCGTCGCAGCGAGACGATAGGAAGGCAAGCTCCGAATGCCCGGAGCACGCGTGGCGGCCGAGCATGGATTCTCCCAGAGATGCCAGCGGCGAAGCGGGTTTCACCTTCGACGACGCCCTCGCGACCGCGCTCGCGCGTGATCGCGAGTCCGTGGACGCGCGCGAGATCTTCGCGGACCTCGGTTGCGACTGGGCGTTCGTGATCCGAATGAGCGCCGACGGATCCTGGGTGCGCGAGTGGGTCGGGGGGGACGTGCCCGGCAGGGCGGGGCCCGTCGATCCCAGCGCGTGGGACGAGTTCCTCGTTCCCGAGGATCGCACCTTCGTGGTCGAACACGTGCGTCGCACGCTCGAGTATGGACGCGATCGCAGCACCTACCGGCTCGACCTTCCCGGCGCGGGGATCCGCTTCGTCGAGAGCTCGATGCGCGCGATCGTCGATCCCGACGAGGAGAGCGTCGTCCTCATCTACGCCGCCATGACCGACATCACCGATCGGGTCGCGACCGAGGAAGCGTTCCGCAAGAGCGAAGGGCAGTACCGCGCGCTCGTCGAGCAGGCCTCCGACGGGATCCTCGTGTTCGACGAGAGCGGTCAGATCCTGACGAGCAACGGCGCGGCCCTCGAGCTCTTCGGGCTGCCTCAATCGATTCTCCATCGGAAGCGCGTGATCGAGCTCTTCCATCCCGACGACGTGGACGACGACCCGCTCGCGCTCCAGAACCTCGCCTCCGGAATGACCCTTCGCAGCGTTCGGCGCCTCAAGCGTCAGGGGAGCAACGGCTGGATCTGGGCCGAGCTCTCCGCCAGGCGCCTCGCCGACGGACGTGTCCAGGCGACCGCGCGCGACATCACCTCGCGGATCCAGGCCGAACAGCGGATCCGCCACCTCGCCTACTTCGACTCGCTGACGGCGCTCCCGAACCGTGAGCTCTTCCGCGAGCAGATCGCGTCGGCGCTCGAGCGCGCGCGCCGAGCGGATCGGGTGCTTGCGTTGCTCTTCCTGGACGTCGATCGCTTCAAGCAGGTCAACGACTCGCTCGGACACTCGATGGGCGACGAGCTGTTGTGCCAGATCGCCGATCGGCTGCGTGCCGCCGTGCGTGGAAGCGACTCCGTGGGACTCGGACGACGCGAACGCATCGAGCTCGAAGGCCGTGGAGTGCCGATCTCCCGCCTCGGAGGCGACGAGTTCACCATCCTCCTGCAGGATCTCGAGCACGCGCAGGATTCGGCCCGAGTCGCGCGCCGTGTGCTCCACTCGCTCTCCCGCCCCTTCGAAGTCCAGGGTCGCGAGATCTTCGTCGGCGCGAGCATCGGAATCGCCGTCTGCCCCGACGATGGAACGGATACCGATACCCTGCTGCGGGCTGCCGACGTCGCGATGTATCACGCGAAGAGTCGCGGCGGTAATGCCTACGAATTCTTCTCGCCCGACATGAACGCGACGTCCGCGCGACGACTCCAGCTGGAGACCGACCTCCGCCACGCGCTGGAGCGCGATCAGCTCGTCCTCCACTATCAGCCGCTTCGCGACACGCGGACGGGACGCGTCTCTGCGGTCGAGGCGCTGATCCGCTGGGTGAACGACGCCGGCGAGATGGTCCGTCCCGACGAGTTCATTCCGGTCGCCGAGGAGACGGGCATGATCGTCCCGATCGGCGAGTGGGTGCTCCGCACGGCCTGCCGGCAGCTCGTCGCCTGGCGGGAGCAGGGCTTCGCGCCGATCCGGATGTCGGTGAACCTCTCCGTCGAGCAGCTGCGCGATCTCGGGATTGCGAACTGCGTAGAACAGTTGCTCTACGAGCACGGCCTCTCCGCCTCGGACATCGAGCTCGAGATCACCGAGTCCTGCATCCTCGACGAGAGCCCGAACATCATCGCCGGGATCGGTGCCCTCACGGCGCTGGGGATCGGATTCGCCCTCGACGACTTCGGGACGGGCTACTCGTCCCTCTCCGCGCTCCAGCGGTTTCCGATCGATCGTCTCAAGATCGATCGTTCCTTCGTTTCCGGAATCGGGGACAGCGAGAGCGACGAGGCGCTGACCTGCGCGGTCGTCGCCCTGGCGAATCGGCTCGGGCTCGAGGTGGTGGCGGAGGGCGTCGAGACCGAAGCGCAGGCGCGCGTCCTGATCGAGCTCGGCTGCCAGGAGCTCCAGGGCTACCTTTTCGGCAAGCCGCTGCCCGCCGAGGAATGCGGAATCTTCCTGGAGCGCGCGGAGAAGGTCGAAGAGACCGCCGACGAGGGCTGATGTTGCCCGCCCCAGGGGCGCGGGGTAGCTTTTTCCGGACCCATGGATTCCCCTTTTCCATCGTCACGGACGGGCGAGCCCGACGAGCCGCCCCAACCCGAGCGCGGCTCGCCCTCCCTTTTAGGGCGCGTCCCGCGCCCGCTGAAGGCTCTCTTACGGCGCGTCCCGCGCCGGTTGAAGGCTCTCTTTGGGCGCTGCCCGCGCCCGCTGAAGGCTCCTGAGTCTCGGTGCGTCCCGCGCCCGCTGAAGGCTCCCCCGCGCGCTTCTCGCCGAAGGGCGCCTCACGCGTCACGCCCGGAAACCTACGCTCGCGCTGACCGACGCTCCGCTCGCCCGCGATTCAACGGGCTCGAGCGCTCCTCGACCCCCACTTCGACGTGGTCCGAGCCCCTCACTGCAGTGATGGGCTCGATACGCCGATGGGAGGAATGGTGATGTCCGTACTCGGCGCTGTCCTGATCATCGTGGCCTGTCTGGCGGCCTCCGCCTTCTTCTCCGGAAGCGAGACGGCGCTCTTCCGCCTGCGCTCCCACGACCTCGATGGGGAGAACAAGGACCAGGTCGGCCCGGCCGACGTGGCGGTTCGCGACCTGACGTCTTCGTCCTCGCGCCTGCTCGTCACGATCCTGCTCGGCAACAACGTCGTGAACATCCTCGGCGCCTCCGTGGCCTCCGGTCTCGCCATCTCGCTCCTCGGCACCGAGCTCGGCATCCCGGCCGCGACCTTCGTGATGACGCTCCTCGTCCTGTTGCTCTGTGAGATCCTGCCCAAGGCCGTCGCGGCGCGGCATCCGCGCGGCGTCTCGCGGGTGGTCGGCCTTCCGCTCTACCTCTTCCACCAGATGCTGCGTCCGGTGCACGGCCTCTTCGATCGCGGGATCGAGCCGCTCGTGCGGCGCGTGACCGGCGGCATCGAGGGCGATGAATCCCTGGGCTCCGAAGAGGTGCTCCGGCTCGCCCGCGAGGCCCTCGACGACGTCGAAGATGCGGGCTCGCCGCTCGCGATCATCGGTGCGACCTCGAACGCCGCCGAGATGGACGTGTCCGAGATCATGGTCCCGCGGACCGAGATCGAGGCCTATCCCACCGACACGCCGGTCTCCGAGCTGATCGAGCAGATGCTCGAGGGCCGCTATACCCGCGTGCCGATCTACGAGGACTCGATCGACCACGTCCTCGGCGTGATCCATCTGAAGGACCTGATCAAGCTCCATCGCGCCGATGGCAAGGAGCTCTTCGGGATCCTGAAGCCGGTGCTGCGCGTCCCGGAGCGCAAGCCGATCTTACGGCTGTTGACCGAGATGCAGCGCGCGTTCTGTCACGTCGCCCTCGTGAAGGACGAGTTCGGCGTGACCAAGGGGCTCGTGACCCAGGAGGACATCCTCGAAGAGATCGTCGGCGAGATTCGCGACGAGTTCGACTCCGAGGAGCTGCTCACGATCCGCAAGCTGCGCGACGGCAGCTACGAGGTTCTCGGGCGCGTGAGCGTCCTCGACTTCAACCGCGAGTCGGGTTGGCAGGTGCCCGCCGAGAAGGGCGACACGATCGGAGGCCTCTGCTTCAACACCCTCGAGCGTGCGCCGCGCAAGGGCGAGAAGGTCAGCGTCCCGGGCTACGTCCTCGAGTGTACCGACGTGTCCGGGAGCCGGATCACCCGCGTGAAGGTGACCGAAGATTCCGTCGCCACCAGCCTCGCCGATTGACGCACGAGCGTGTCGGTCGATCCGGAAGACGGTGACACGTCCGACGCGGGCGTGATCGTCGAGGTCGATTCGCTCGCGTCCGGAGGGGACGGCGTCGGCCGGCTGCCGGACGGTCGCGTGGTGTTCGTCGCCGGTGGCGTGCCGGGCGATCGCGTCGCGATCGAGATCGTCGACGAACGCAAGCGCTTCGTCCGCGCGCGCATCATCCGGGTCCTCGAGCCGGGACCCGGGCGCGTCGAGCCGCGGTGTCCGCATTTCGGGACCTGCGGCGGCTGTCTCTGGCAGCGGATCGCGTACGACGTACAGCTCGAAGCGAAGCGGAAGTCGGTCGCGGACGCCCTCGAGCGGATCGGCCGGGTGTCGCTCTCGGAAGAGCTCGCCGTCGTCGCGTCTCCTTCGCCCTACGCCTACCGCGGGCGCGCGCGCTTCGTCGAGTGCGAAGGCGGCGTCGGCTACCGCGTCCGGGGCGGCGACGGCGCGCACGCGGTGGACGTCTGTCCCGTGCTCGTCCCCTCGGCGGAGGAGGCGCTGGCGGCGCGCGGGCGGAAGGTGCGGGCCTCGGACGAAGGGCCGTCGCGACGAGCGCGGGAGTGGGTCGTGACGACGGGCTCCGACGGAACGTCGATCCTGACGCCGGTCGGAACACGCAGGAAGTCGCGCCTCGAATCAGGGGCGCCGACGAGCGTCCTCGTGGAAGTCGCCGGCGTGTCCCTACGCGTGTCCGGCGAGAGCTTCGTCCAGGGCAACCTCCTGCTCTGGGGCGCTCTCGTCGAAGCCGTCGTCGCGGCCTGCAAGGGCGGGGATGCGGGGCCAGGCACGCGTTTCGTGGAGCTTCACGCGGGCGCCGGCTTCTTCACCCTGCCCCTCGCACGGGCCGGGTTCTTCGGCGCGGCGATCGAGAGCGCGCCCTCCGCCGTCGCCGATCTTCGGGAGAACCTCGCCCGAGCGGAGCTCACGCAGTCGGTGGAGGTCGTCGCCGGTCGCGCCGAGACCCGACGCGATCTCGCACGCCGTTTCGCCGGCGCCGACTTCGCCCTGGTCGATCCACCGCGCACCGGCCTCGAGAAGTCCGTCCGCAGCGCGCTCATCGACGAGGGGCCGCCGCGCCTCGTCTACCTCTCCTGCGACCCCGGCACCCTCGCACGCGACCTCGCAGACCTCACCGCCGCCGACTACACGCTCGCGCAAGCCGTCGCCTTCGACCTCTTCCCCCAGACCCCCCACGTCGAGACCCTGGTGACCCTCGAGCGAGATCGAGCGCAACGTTAGGCGGCGCGCCGCCAGCGTACGGCTACCAGCACCTCAGCCTCGAGCGCAAGACACGGCCGACAAAGGCCGCGTCGAGAGGCGCGCAGCGCCGAGCGGTAAATCAAGGCTCGATCAGCCCGTGCCGCAGCGCATAGCGCACGAGCTCGGTCGCCTTGCGGACGCCGAGCTTGCGCATGAGGCTCGTCCGGTGGGCCTCGACGGTTTTCGTCGAGATCGAGAGCTCGCTGGCCACCTCTTTCGCCGAGAGGCCCTCGGCGATCAGTTGGAGCACTTCCCGTTCGCGGGACGAGAGCAGGGTGAAGGGATCCGGCGAGTCGGTCTTCGGGGAGCGGACCTGCTCGACGATCTCGCGAGCGACGGCCGGCGAGAAATAACTGCCGCCGTTCATGACCTCGCGGATCGCAGTCACGATCTCCGAGGCGCGTCCGTTCTTGAGGACGTAGCCATCCGCGCGCAGGCCGATCGCGCTCTGGATGAAGGGCGGATCGTTGTGGACCGAGAGCAGGATCACCTTCGTGCCCTTGTGGTCGGTCCGGAGTCGCTCGAGGGTCTCGAGCCCGCCCATGCGGGGCATCGTGATGTCGAGGACGACGATGTCCGGGCGGTTGCGCTCGACCTCGGTCAACACCTGACGGCCGTCCTCGGCCTCGCCGACGACCTTGAGGTCGGGCTCGGCTTCGAGGAGGCGACGGAGGCCTTCTCGCACGATGCCATGGTCATCGGCGACGACGGTCGAGATCATCGAGGCAGCATAACGGTGGCCTCCGGGTGGTTCAATCGATCGGGACGGGACGATCGGTCGCCCCGATGCGACGAACGTCCGGTTGGCGTCCCGTCGCCGAGCATGCGGCGCGGCCCGATGACATCGCGGGCACATCGATCTACGTTGCCCACGTAGCGGATTCGTCGTGCGTGCGAATCCCGCCGGAAGGGATGGGGCGAACCCGTGCGCCGCAGTCGTCGCGATCGGAATGCCAGCTCGGACGAGGTTCGAGCGGGCGCGAGGCGAAGCGAGAGAGGCCGGCTAGGAGCGGCCGCGACCCCGAATCCGACCGCGGCTGCGACGGAGGTTCGGACGGAGGAGCGGCCTTCCGCTTCCGATCGGAACCGCCGCCGCTCCTCGTCGCCCCGTGCGAATGGTGCGCGCCGCGATTCTCGTGGCCGAACCGCGCGGGGCGGAGGCGCCGGTCGCGCGAAAGGGGACGATCGTTTCGTCCTCTACGTGGAAGGGCCGCGGGATCGCGAGATTCTCGAGACCTGGGCGCGTCGGATCGAGCCGGCGGTGGCACGCTGCATCGTCGACCGGACGGTGATCCTGGGTGGGCGCCAACCGGTCCGGGCCCTCGAGGATTTCCGCAAGCGCGGCGGCCACGAGTCCGGTTGGCGCGGGCTGATCGTGCTCGACCGGGACCATCACCTCGAAGACGAAGTGGCCGACTCGGCGCCGGGCGACCTCGCGGCGGAGCCGGGCCTCGAGCTCTTCGTCTGGGGGCTGCGCCACATCGAGAGCTATCTGCTCGTGCCGAGTGCGATCCGGCGCCTCGCCGCGGGATTCGAAGGCGTGGATCAGCTCGATGCGCTCCTGGCGGCCGAGCTCGAGCGGGACCATTCGCTCCACGCGAAGCGGTTCCTCGGGGCTGGCGGCTCCCTTTCCGAGGCCCTCGGGGTGGATCTGCGGGCGGGCGAGATCGCGCGGGCGATGCGCGCCGACGAGCTCCACGCGGACGTGCGGACCCTGCTCGGACGGATCGGCGTGCTCTCGGGCGTCGCCCTGCCGCAGCCCGAGGTCGTGATCCGGCGGAGCTAGGGCCCCGCTCGCTCGCCGACCTAGGGGTCGAGGGCGTCGCGAAGGATCGGGGACTTGACCGACTCGACGTGCCCGCGGGTCTTCCGGAGATCCGAGAGCAGCGCCATCGCGCGATTGAGGAAGAGCACGCCGATCAGGACGTGCATCACGAGGAAGATCACGTTCGTCCAGAGCGCGAAGGCGTAGAGGGACGCCTCGTCGGCGTAGCCGTGGAACATGTTCGCCCACACGATCTCGCGGGTGCCGAAGTTCCCGAAGGACGGAATCATCATCCAGAAGTAGAGGGTCGGGATTCCGGCGAAGAGCGCCGTCCAGTCGATGGCGTTGCCGAAGGCGCGGCTGGCCATGCCCTGGATGAACACGTCGGCGGTCGCGAAGGCCGCGAACACCCAGAAATAGGGAAGCAGGTCGCGCAGGTTCACACGGCCGTCCAGGAAGTCGAGCCGCAGGAGCGCCCAGAGCCGGTCCACGACGCCGAGCGCCCGGGCGATCACGAACGCGCCCACGAGCACCCAGCCGAAGGCGACGACGCCGACGATCACCCCGAACTGGACCTGCGCCCGATCGACGAAGATCATCGCGATGGTCCCCTGCAGGAGCAGGACGAAGAAATGGGCGACGAAGGGCAGGGTCGCCACGGCGACGACGGACTGGAGGGGCGCTCGACACAGCTGCCAGACGCCGAGAAAGAAGGTCGCGTCCGATACGGAGTTGTTCAGGGCGCGGACGAGCTCTGCACCGCCCTTGACCGCGATGATCTGTCGGCGAGGGACCGGCGCCAGGAAGCGGCGGACCATGGAGGCCTGCACCAGCGCCCAGACCAGGAAGAACACGACCTTGTCCACGATCGTGATCGCGATGAAGAGCGGCATGTTCGCCCGATCGGTCGCTTCGGGAATCGCCTGCCAGTCGATCGCGTAGCCGAACACGTAGATCAGGGCGGCCCCGGAGATCACCAGGGGCAGTACGTGGCGGGTGAGGACGACCTTGGTGCGGGACACGCGCGCAGCATAGCCGCTTGCGGGCCCACGGAGGCGGTCTGGTTGGCCGGTAGCCGAGCGGGGTCCTACTCTTCCGCGCATGGATCTCGGTTTTCGCATGCATGCGGAACGGACCCCCAATCCCAACAGCATCAAGTGGGTGCTCGGCCAGACCGTGGCCGAAGGGGTCGCCTCCGCCTCGTTCAGTGACGCCGTCTCGGCGGACGTTTCTCCCCTCGCCTCGCCGATCCTCGCGATCGATGGCGTCGAGGCGATCACCCTCGGACCGAACTTCGTGACCGTGTCGAAGACCGAGGGCGCGGAGTGGACCGATCTCGCGGCGCCGATCGTGGCCGAGATCAAGGCTTGGGCCGGGCGGGACGAACCCGCCCTCGGAGCCGCCTTCGAGCCCCCGCAGGCAGCCGACGAAGACGAGGTGGTCGCGCGGATCCGGGAGATCCTCGAACGGGACGTCCGACCCTACGTCGAGTCCGACGGGGGTGAGGTGAACTTCGCGGGCTTCCGCGACGGGGTCGTCGAGGTCGTCCTCCAGGGCGCTTGCGCCGGCTGTCCGAGCTCGTCGATCACCCTCAAGATGGGGATCGAGGCGCGGCTGAAGGAAGAGATCCCCGAAGTCGAGTCGGTCGTTGCGATCTGAGGGAACTGCAGCCGGTCCGCCGGTCCTTTCGATCGCGCTCCTCTTCCTCGGCTTCCTCGGCCTCGGGCGCTTCTTCGGTCGAAGGCGTCGGATCCGCCGCGCGGCACTGTCCCGGGGCGGTGGCCGCTCGTTCTTCTTCCGAACCGGCAATCGTCGTCGCGGTGGGCCCCGCCTGACGGGATTCGGCCGGCTCGCCGTCGCCGCGAGGACGCCGGCGATCCCCGCGTTCGGCTGGGGCGTCCAGGCGGCCTTCCGGAGCTGGCGGTCGAGCCCGTCCGAGCCTCTCCCGTCGGTTTCTGCCCCCCCGCCCAGGGCGGAGCTCGAGGCCGAGCGCCTGACGGATCTGCCACGCACCCGCGAGCGATTCGAGTTCGCCCGCGCCCACGCGAACCGCTTCGATCCCCAGGCGAATCCGCGCCTCGTCGAGTGGCTCGCGGCGGGCTCCGGTTCACCCCGGGCCGACCTTTCGGGCTGGCCCGACGATGCCCTGCGGGTCGAGTACAGCCTCGACGAGACGCTCACGGCCGACGTCTTCGAGGTGCTGCGCAAGGGCCGCGTCGAGCGCGGGCACGCGATCGTGATCGACCCGCGGACGGCGCGCCTGCTGTCCTACGTATCGACGGATCCCGACGGATTTCCGGCGGAGCGCGCCTACCCCGCCGCCTCGATCGTGAAGGTGCTGTCCGCCGCCGCGCTCCTCGAGGAGGAGTCGAAGGGGGCGGACACCTCCTGCGTCTATCGGGGCAACAAGTACAGGCTGAATCGGCGGCGACTCGACCGGCCGCGATCGGGGCGCGAGTCGGGTCTCGAAGAGGCGCTCGCGACCTCGAACAACCAGTGCTTCTCGCAGTGGGCCGTTCACACGCTCGGGGAGGAACGTCTGCGGTCGACCTTCGAGCGCTTCGGTTGGCTGGCACGGCCCGCGCCCGGACACGAAGCCGGACGAATCGAGCTCGTCGAGTCGCGCCTCGATCTCGGGCGACTCGGGAGCGGCCTCGACGGCCTGCGCGTGACACCGCTCCACGTCGCAGCCCTCACGACGATCCTGACGGATGGATCGCTGCGCGAGCCCTGGTGGGTCGATCGCGTGGTCGATCCCGCGGGCCGATCCGTGGCGTTGCCCGCGCGCGCCGAGCCGCGGACCGTTCTTTCCGAGGCGCGCGCGAAGGAACTGCGGGAGATGCTCGTCTCGACGACGACGCGCGGAACCGCGAAGAGCGCGTTTCGTACCCGGCGGGGGCGACCCGTGCTCGGCAAGGTCCGGGTCGCAGGCAAGACCGGCAACCTGACCGGCCGCGATCCCTACGGGCGCTACGAGTGGTTCGTCGGCCTGGCGCCCGCGGAGGATCCGAAGATCGGAGTCGTCGTGCTTCAGCTCCAGAGCAATCTGTGGTGGAAGAAGTCGAGCGAGCTCGCAGCGAACATCCTGCGCGAGGTCTTCTGTGACCGCAGGACCTGCGAGGCGAAGCATGCCGATCGCTTCACGGGCGACCTGGGGCCGGTCGCGGATCCCCGAAGGCTCTCGGAGCTGGACGTGCCCCTGCGGATCGCCGGCGTGCGAGACGAGACGATCGCCGAGCCCTAGCGCGGAACGCACCTGGGGTTCGCGCCGCGCGCGCGGCGATCGAGTCATCACCGCAAGGCCCGCTATACTCGTGCTTTGCGTTGGTTCGAACCGGACTCGCGCGCTTCGGGGGTGGGCGATGAACGAGTCCGATCGATCGAGACAGGCGTCCCCCGTTGTGACCGCTGCCGCCGGATTGACGGGCGTCTCCCCGTCCCCGAACGCTCCGGAATCGGTGCGCGGTATGGATCCCGCCGATCGCCCCGCCGCCTCGGGCCATCGCTTCGGTCCCGACCTGGCCTGCTCCGAGTGCGGGATCCAGTGGGACGCCCATCAGCGTGAGCCCGCGCCCTGCGGCAAGCAGGACGCCAGCGACGTCTTTCTTCGACGGCCAGCCGTAGAGGGCTAGCGCGTTCGCGCGCGCGATTCCGCTGCTGCGCGAACACTGCGTCCCACTTGCCGCGCGCATTCCGTTCAGCATGAGAGCGGGTGACGTGTTTCGTCATTGGGACTGCCCCACGCCGTCACTTTTCGGCTCCCTGGACACGATTCGGCACCGCCGTGATCTCGTGGCCAGAACGCCTCTCGAAAAAGTTCAGCTTCGAATCCGGACGGCCGATCGGTGATCTGCATGCGGACTTGCGGGTCGCATGGTGGAACCTCTCGGGTCTTCTTCGGAGCTGGCACACCGCTTGCTCTTGGGTAGGTCCGGCGGAACCAGCCCCCTCCTGGACGGGAACTCGGGGAGACCGCAGCCAAACCCTGCACGTCGCAGGGACTCGTTCACTCGAGTGACCTAACAGACCCAGTCAACTCTTTAGGAGAGACACCACAATGAGCAAGCTCATTCGCAAGTCCAAGAAGGGCTTCACCCTCATCGAGCTCATGATCGTGGTCGCCATCATCGGTATTCTCGCCGCGATCGCGATCCCGAACTTCCTTCGCTTCCAGCTCAAGTCCAAGAGCTCGGAAGGCAAGGTCAACATCGCGGCGATCCGCACCGCCGAGGAGTCCTACCTCGCGGAGTTCGGTGTCTACGTCGGCGCGACGGTGAACCCGGCGGCGGACGTCCCCGGCTCGCAGAAGGCTGGCTTCGACACGGGCGGCGGTTTCGACACCCTCGGCTGGAGCCCGGAAGGCAACGTCTTCTTCCAGTACGCGGTCAACGCCCCGTCCGGTGAGAACCACTACACGATCTCCGCGGCTGCGGACATCGATGCGGACGACACGGATCAGTTCTGGGGCTACGTCAAGCCCGACGGTGCTGATGCCACGGTCGCCGGCGTGCACGCTTCGTGCCTCGACTCCGGTGTCGGTGCCGGCCAGAACCAGCTGTCCACGGTTGGTCCCTGCGCCGCCACGTTCGGCCAGTCGGTCTTCTAGTCCGACTCGGTCCTACGACCGAAAAGAAGCGGGGTCGGGCTCACGCCCGGCCCCGCTTTTCTTTTTGGCGCTCGCTGCGGCCCCGAAGCCAGCAC
This window contains:
- a CDS encoding EAL domain-containing protein translates to MDSPRDASGEAGFTFDDALATALARDRESVDAREIFADLGCDWAFVIRMSADGSWVREWVGGDVPGRAGPVDPSAWDEFLVPEDRTFVVEHVRRTLEYGRDRSTYRLDLPGAGIRFVESSMRAIVDPDEESVVLIYAAMTDITDRVATEEAFRKSEGQYRALVEQASDGILVFDESGQILTSNGAALELFGLPQSILHRKRVIELFHPDDVDDDPLALQNLASGMTLRSVRRLKRQGSNGWIWAELSARRLADGRVQATARDITSRIQAEQRIRHLAYFDSLTALPNRELFREQIASALERARRADRVLALLFLDVDRFKQVNDSLGHSMGDELLCQIADRLRAAVRGSDSVGLGRRERIELEGRGVPISRLGGDEFTILLQDLEHAQDSARVARRVLHSLSRPFEVQGREIFVGASIGIAVCPDDGTDTDTLLRAADVAMYHAKSRGGNAYEFFSPDMNATSARRLQLETDLRHALERDQLVLHYQPLRDTRTGRVSAVEALIRWVNDAGEMVRPDEFIPVAEETGMIVPIGEWVLRTACRQLVAWREQGFAPIRMSVNLSVEQLRDLGIANCVEQLLYEHGLSASDIELEITESCILDESPNIIAGIGALTALGIGFALDDFGTGYSSLSALQRFPIDRLKIDRSFVSGIGDSESDEALTCAVVALANRLGLEVVAEGVETEAQARVLIELGCQELQGYLFGKPLPAEECGIFLERAEKVEETADEG
- a CDS encoding hemolysin family protein, giving the protein MSVLGAVLIIVACLAASAFFSGSETALFRLRSHDLDGENKDQVGPADVAVRDLTSSSSRLLVTILLGNNVVNILGASVASGLAISLLGTELGIPAATFVMTLLVLLLCEILPKAVAARHPRGVSRVVGLPLYLFHQMLRPVHGLFDRGIEPLVRRVTGGIEGDESLGSEEVLRLAREALDDVEDAGSPLAIIGATSNAAEMDVSEIMVPRTEIEAYPTDTPVSELIEQMLEGRYTRVPIYEDSIDHVLGVIHLKDLIKLHRADGKELFGILKPVLRVPERKPILRLLTEMQRAFCHVALVKDEFGVTKGLVTQEDILEEIVGEIRDEFDSEELLTIRKLRDGSYEVLGRVSVLDFNRESGWQVPAEKGDTIGGLCFNTLERAPRKGEKVSVPGYVLECTDVSGSRITRVKVTEDSVATSLAD
- a CDS encoding TRAM domain-containing protein, whose amino-acid sequence is MSVDPEDGDTSDAGVIVEVDSLASGGDGVGRLPDGRVVFVAGGVPGDRVAIEIVDERKRFVRARIIRVLEPGPGRVEPRCPHFGTCGGCLWQRIAYDVQLEAKRKSVADALERIGRVSLSEELAVVASPSPYAYRGRARFVECEGGVGYRVRGGDGAHAVDVCPVLVPSAEEALAARGRKVRASDEGPSRRAREWVVTTGSDGTSILTPVGTRRKSRLESGAPTSVLVEVAGVSLRVSGESFVQGNLLLWGALVEAVVAACKGGDAGPGTRFVELHAGAGFFTLPLARAGFFGAAIESAPSAVADLRENLARAELTQSVEVVAGRAETRRDLARRFAGADFALVDPPRTGLEKSVRSALIDEGPPRLVYLSCDPGTLARDLADLTAADYTLAQAVAFDLFPQTPHVETLVTLERDRAQR
- a CDS encoding response regulator transcription factor; this encodes MISTVVADDHGIVREGLRRLLEAEPDLKVVGEAEDGRQVLTEVERNRPDIVVLDITMPRMGGLETLERLRTDHKGTKVILLSVHNDPPFIQSAIGLRADGYVLKNGRASEIVTAIREVMNGGSYFSPAVAREIVEQVRSPKTDSPDPFTLLSSREREVLQLIAEGLSAKEVASELSISTKTVEAHRTSLMRKLGVRKATELVRYALRHGLIEP
- a CDS encoding NifU family protein; translation: MDLGFRMHAERTPNPNSIKWVLGQTVAEGVASASFSDAVSADVSPLASPILAIDGVEAITLGPNFVTVSKTEGAEWTDLAAPIVAEIKAWAGRDEPALGAAFEPPQAADEDEVVARIREILERDVRPYVESDGGEVNFAGFRDGVVEVVLQGACAGCPSSSITLKMGIEARLKEEIPEVESVVAI
- a CDS encoding penicillin-binding transpeptidase domain-containing protein, translated to MRSEGTAAGPPVLSIALLFLGFLGLGRFFGRRRRIRRAALSRGGGRSFFFRTGNRRRGGPRLTGFGRLAVAARTPAIPAFGWGVQAAFRSWRSSPSEPLPSVSAPPPRAELEAERLTDLPRTRERFEFARAHANRFDPQANPRLVEWLAAGSGSPRADLSGWPDDALRVEYSLDETLTADVFEVLRKGRVERGHAIVIDPRTARLLSYVSTDPDGFPAERAYPAASIVKVLSAAALLEEESKGADTSCVYRGNKYRLNRRRLDRPRSGRESGLEEALATSNNQCFSQWAVHTLGEERLRSTFERFGWLARPAPGHEAGRIELVESRLDLGRLGSGLDGLRVTPLHVAALTTILTDGSLREPWWVDRVVDPAGRSVALPARAEPRTVLSEARAKELREMLVSTTTRGTAKSAFRTRRGRPVLGKVRVAGKTGNLTGRDPYGRYEWFVGLAPAEDPKIGVVVLQLQSNLWWKKSSELAANILREVFCDRRTCEAKHADRFTGDLGPVADPRRLSELDVPLRIAGVRDETIAEP